A single window of Pseudoduganella plicata DNA harbors:
- the phoR gene encoding phosphate regulon sensor histidine kinase PhoR, giving the protein MNPKLLFWVPVALRLAFGAAGVGVLWWWLGPTTALWTALLLVLGMALVQLHYLFQLSGWLDNPHSAKLPDGWGEWTPVFSRLYRMRRDDEKNKAELTEWLARFRQAMHLLPDGVVIMDDVLFLEWCNPAAEEHLGLRQERDKGMRVTNLVRSPDFMDYLILGRYDQPLTLSFRGRKLIVHIIPFENRRQILVTHDVTETERTDMMRRDFIANASHELRTPLTVIVGFLEIAASEQLDKDTRQAHLKLMMEQGHRMQHLIEDMLTLSRLESLDHPMRAERVDVVQLLQRVQRDAQALSTGKHEITLDVQGGDVMGSCDELYSAFGNLAANAVRYTPAGGRIDLRWEDTASGVRFVVRDNGIGISREHISRLTERFYRVDKSRSRETQGTGLGLAIVKHVLLRHSGTLTIESEPGKGSTFTVNLPKSLTASPAQLAAHAA; this is encoded by the coding sequence CGGTGGCGCTGCGGCTGGCGTTCGGCGCGGCCGGCGTGGGCGTGTTGTGGTGGTGGCTGGGCCCCACGACGGCACTGTGGACCGCGCTGCTGCTGGTGCTCGGGATGGCCCTGGTGCAACTTCATTACCTGTTCCAGCTGTCCGGCTGGCTGGACAATCCCCACAGCGCCAAGCTGCCCGACGGCTGGGGCGAATGGACGCCCGTGTTCTCGCGCCTGTACCGCATGCGCCGGGACGACGAGAAGAACAAGGCCGAATTGACCGAATGGCTGGCCCGCTTCCGCCAGGCCATGCATCTGCTGCCGGACGGCGTCGTCATCATGGACGACGTACTGTTCCTTGAATGGTGCAACCCGGCCGCGGAAGAGCATCTGGGCCTGCGCCAGGAGCGCGACAAGGGCATGCGGGTGACGAACCTCGTGCGCAGCCCGGACTTCATGGACTACCTGATCCTGGGCCGCTACGATCAGCCGCTGACGTTGTCGTTCCGCGGCCGCAAGCTGATCGTCCACATCATCCCGTTCGAGAACCGCCGCCAGATCCTCGTCACGCACGACGTGACGGAAACGGAGCGCACGGACATGATGCGCCGCGACTTCATCGCCAACGCGTCGCACGAGCTGCGCACGCCGCTGACCGTGATCGTCGGCTTCCTGGAGATCGCCGCGTCCGAACAGCTCGACAAGGACACCCGCCAGGCCCACCTGAAACTGATGATGGAGCAGGGCCACCGCATGCAGCACCTGATCGAGGACATGCTGACCCTGTCGCGCCTGGAGTCGCTGGATCATCCGATGCGCGCCGAGCGGGTCGACGTCGTCCAGCTGCTGCAGCGGGTACAGCGCGACGCCCAGGCCCTGTCGACCGGCAAGCACGAGATCACGCTGGACGTGCAGGGCGGCGACGTCATGGGCAGCTGCGACGAGTTGTACAGCGCGTTCGGCAACCTCGCCGCCAATGCGGTGCGCTACACGCCGGCCGGCGGGCGCATCGACCTGCGCTGGGAAGACACGGCCTCCGGCGTGCGCTTTGTCGTGCGGGACAACGGCATCGGCATCAGCCGCGAACACATCAGCCGGCTGACGGAGCGCTTCTACCGCGTCGACAAGAGCCGCTCGCGCGAGACGCAGGGCACGGGCCTGGGCCTGGCCATCGTCAAGCACGTGCTGCTGCGGCACAGCGGCACCCTGACGATCGAATCCGAGCCGGGCAAAGGCAGTACCTTTACCGTCAACCTGCCGAAGTCGCTGACGGCTTCGCCCGCGCAGCTGGCCGCCCACGCCGCCTGA
- a CDS encoding patatin-like phospholipase family protein — protein MYLKRLIACALAAALLAGCTTTATNSPTAPGTPPVAATAPALPPVIPPALADSTANVVPVPVAPRKVKIGLALGGGAARGFAHIGVIKALEANGIVPDIVVGTSAGSVVGALYAAGNNAATLQRLAYDMDEAAISDWALPLFGTKSGVLKGEALQSYVNKAVRNRPIEKLKLPFGAVAADLKTGQPILFTRGNTGMAVRASSAVPGVFQPVTIGSRTYVDGGLVAPVPVRFAKEMGAEFIIAVNISTQTEAQAAVSSLEVIMQTFSIMGQRINQYELRDADIVIQPPLGTMASNDFAGRARAMSAGEKSTLAAMAQIRQKLKARREAPAAAAQ, from the coding sequence ATGTACCTAAAACGCCTTATCGCGTGCGCGCTGGCCGCAGCCCTGCTGGCCGGTTGCACGACCACTGCCACCAATAGCCCCACTGCGCCGGGCACGCCGCCGGTCGCCGCGACCGCGCCAGCACTGCCGCCGGTGATCCCGCCGGCCCTCGCCGACTCCACGGCCAACGTCGTCCCGGTGCCAGTGGCGCCGCGCAAGGTGAAGATCGGGCTGGCGCTGGGCGGCGGCGCGGCGCGGGGCTTTGCGCATATCGGCGTCATCAAGGCGCTGGAAGCGAACGGCATCGTGCCCGACATCGTCGTCGGCACCAGTGCCGGCAGCGTCGTGGGTGCGCTGTACGCGGCCGGGAACAACGCCGCCACCCTGCAGCGGCTGGCCTACGACATGGACGAGGCAGCGATTTCCGACTGGGCGCTGCCGCTGTTCGGTACCAAGTCCGGCGTGCTCAAAGGCGAAGCGCTGCAAAGCTACGTCAACAAGGCCGTCAGGAACCGGCCGATCGAGAAACTGAAGCTGCCCTTCGGCGCCGTCGCGGCGGACCTGAAGACGGGCCAGCCAATCCTCTTTACACGCGGGAACACGGGCATGGCCGTGCGCGCCAGCTCGGCCGTGCCGGGCGTGTTCCAGCCCGTTACCATCGGCAGCCGTACGTATGTGGATGGCGGCCTGGTGGCGCCCGTGCCCGTGCGTTTCGCCAAAGAGATGGGCGCGGAGTTCATCATCGCCGTCAATATCTCCACGCAGACGGAAGCGCAGGCCGCCGTGTCGTCGCTGGAAGTGATCATGCAGACGTTCTCCATCATGGGCCAGCGCATCAACCAGTACGAGTTGCGCGACGCCGACATCGTCATCCAGCCACCGCTGGGCACGATGGCCAGCAACGATTTCGCCGGCCGCGCGCGGGCAATGAGCGCGGGCGAGAAGTCCACGCTGGCCGCGATGGCGCAGATCAGGCAAAAGCTCAAGGCGCGCCGCGAAGCGCCTGCCGCAGCCGCGCAATAG
- a CDS encoding GlcG/HbpS family heme-binding protein — protein sequence MQSKPYLTLLDVKKIAAAAEHEALTNNWAVSIAIVDDGGHLLWQQRLDGAAPLTSYIAPAKAKTSALGRRESRVYEEIINNGRVAFLSAPEVEGLLEGGVNIVVDGHTIGAVGVSGVKSIEDAQIAKAGIAALG from the coding sequence ATGCAATCGAAGCCGTACCTGACCCTGCTTGATGTCAAGAAAATCGCTGCCGCGGCGGAACATGAAGCGCTGACGAACAACTGGGCCGTGTCGATCGCCATCGTCGACGACGGCGGCCACCTGCTGTGGCAGCAGCGCCTGGACGGCGCCGCGCCGCTGACGTCGTACATCGCGCCGGCCAAGGCAAAAACCTCGGCCCTGGGCCGGCGCGAGTCGCGCGTCTACGAAGAGATCATCAATAACGGCCGTGTGGCGTTCCTGTCCGCACCGGAAGTGGAAGGGCTGCTGGAAGGCGGCGTCAATATCGTTGTCGACGGTCACACGATCGGCGCCGTGGGCGTGTCCGGCGTGAAGTCGATCGAGGATGCGCAGATTGCCAAGGCCGGCATCGCCGCGCTGGGCTGA
- a CDS encoding PEP-CTERM sorting domain-containing protein, whose product MQALLSRAVLTGSLLTAGTVQAAIDTHAFTLGAVPTYPYADITLLSDTATRATFALDGLAQGLRSDVDSTGEAWATADTPWQNFYDITVRDGYRITGMTVTGTFHGALAGHADNDIGVAFLAWAPGSEPVWSSPADAAGLNGERGWSIGTGPTSLDGTVVLGFLASASSYAASTWQPDAGTWLGSSAQIGARDLVLSIEVAPVPEPQAWLMLLVGTAVAGAWRAHVSAARNGARR is encoded by the coding sequence ATGCAAGCATTACTTTCGCGCGCCGTGCTGACGGGATCTTTGCTGACCGCCGGTACGGTCCAGGCGGCCATCGACACGCACGCGTTCACCTTAGGTGCCGTGCCTACCTATCCCTACGCGGACATCACCTTGCTGAGCGACACCGCCACCCGTGCCACCTTCGCGCTGGACGGGCTGGCACAGGGCCTGCGCAGCGACGTCGACTCGACCGGCGAAGCATGGGCGACGGCCGATACGCCATGGCAGAACTTCTACGACATCACCGTCCGGGACGGCTACCGGATCACGGGCATGACGGTCACGGGCACCTTCCACGGGGCGCTGGCTGGCCACGCCGATAACGATATCGGCGTGGCCTTTCTTGCGTGGGCACCCGGCAGCGAACCGGTATGGTCGTCCCCCGCAGACGCGGCGGGCCTGAACGGCGAGCGGGGCTGGTCGATCGGCACGGGGCCGACGTCGCTGGACGGGACGGTCGTGCTCGGTTTCCTGGCCAGCGCATCGAGCTACGCTGCCAGCACGTGGCAGCCCGACGCCGGGACATGGCTGGGATCGTCGGCACAGATCGGTGCACGCGACCTGGTGCTCAGCATCGAGGTCGCGCCCGTGCCAGAGCCGCAGGCGTGGTTGATGTTGCTGGTGGGAACTGCCGTCGCAGGTGCCTGGCGTGCGCATGTGTCGGCAGCACGCAACGGCGCGCGCCGATAG
- a CDS encoding PEP-CTERM sorting domain-containing protein, whose amino-acid sequence MKALMAGLALGMAVFGTAAHAEPIHIESAGVVLDNLPGFTEDRVSVLANSADVLQLSLTELINRNSQGGAGWSAFDDQGTFRQTISNYASGYQLSVREGYTLSLITLEIRFGGQLQQAQSPIDPPGEALNYTRNDVQLVNAGSVVQSDVRRIDNLNGSQQVTLTFWDLAWAETVALELQSEVWMGAQGIAPNGLLPGLPSFSSMNVTDAVLTIRTTVLPVPEPGTYAMLLAGLALVGVAGRRRK is encoded by the coding sequence ATGAAAGCATTGATGGCCGGGCTGGCGCTCGGTATGGCGGTATTCGGTACGGCCGCGCATGCGGAACCCATCCATATCGAATCGGCGGGCGTGGTGCTGGACAACTTGCCCGGCTTTACGGAAGACCGCGTCAGCGTGCTGGCAAACAGTGCCGACGTGCTCCAGCTGTCGTTGACCGAACTGATCAACCGCAACAGCCAGGGTGGCGCGGGCTGGTCCGCGTTCGACGACCAGGGCACGTTCCGGCAGACGATCAGCAACTATGCGTCGGGCTATCAGCTCAGCGTCAGGGAAGGCTATACGCTTTCGCTGATCACGCTCGAGATCCGGTTTGGCGGCCAGTTGCAGCAGGCGCAGTCGCCCATCGATCCGCCCGGCGAAGCGCTGAATTACACGCGCAATGACGTGCAGCTGGTCAACGCAGGCTCGGTCGTGCAGTCCGACGTGCGCCGGATCGACAACCTGAACGGCTCGCAGCAGGTGACGCTGACATTCTGGGACCTGGCGTGGGCGGAAACGGTCGCGCTGGAACTGCAATCGGAGGTGTGGATGGGCGCACAGGGCATTGCGCCCAACGGCCTCCTGCCTGGCCTGCCGTCGTTCTCATCGATGAACGTCACGGATGCCGTGCTGACGATCCGTACGACGGTCTTGCCAGTGCCGGAGCCTGGCACCTATGCGATGTTGCTGGCTGGCCTGGCGCTGGTCGGCGTGGCGGGCCGCCGTCGCAAATAA
- the carA gene encoding glutamine-hydrolyzing carbamoyl-phosphate synthase small subunit, with protein sequence MPPFFSGPSVPAILALADGTIFKGVSIGAAGHTTGEVVFNTSITGYQEILTDPSYSRQVVTLTYPHIGNYGINAEDVEAAKVHAAGLIIRDLPLLASNFRSTQSLSDYLKAENVVAIAGIDTRKLTRLLREKGAQGGAILTGTLGNEPSVAQAVELARSFPGLAGMDLAKVVTTKAPYEFTETEWQLGEGYGKVESPRFHVVAFDYGVKRNILRMLAARGCKVTVLPAQSTAADALALNPDGIFLANGPGDPEPCDYAIAATRELMAKKIPTFGICLGHQIMALASGAKTLKMKFGHHGANHPVQDLDSKQVLITSQNHGFAVDAATLPENCRVTHVSLFDGSLQGFARTDTPAFCFQGHPEASPGPTDVSYLFDRFISMMEAAEKK encoded by the coding sequence TTGCCGCCGTTTTTTTCAGGCCCATCCGTTCCAGCCATCCTGGCCCTTGCTGACGGAACCATCTTCAAAGGTGTTTCGATCGGCGCCGCCGGCCACACGACCGGCGAAGTCGTGTTCAATACTTCCATCACCGGCTATCAGGAGATCCTGACCGACCCCAGCTACTCGCGCCAGGTCGTCACGCTGACCTACCCGCACATCGGCAACTACGGCATCAATGCCGAGGACGTCGAAGCCGCCAAAGTCCACGCCGCCGGCCTCATCATTCGTGACCTGCCGCTGCTGGCTTCGAACTTCCGCTCTACCCAGTCGCTGTCCGATTACCTGAAGGCCGAGAACGTTGTCGCCATCGCCGGCATCGACACCCGCAAGCTGACGCGCCTGCTGCGCGAAAAAGGCGCGCAGGGCGGCGCCATCCTGACGGGCACGCTGGGCAACGAGCCGTCCGTCGCGCAGGCTGTCGAGCTGGCGCGTTCGTTCCCCGGCCTGGCCGGCATGGACCTGGCCAAGGTCGTGACGACGAAGGCGCCGTACGAGTTCACGGAAACGGAATGGCAGCTGGGCGAGGGCTACGGCAAGGTGGAGAGCCCGCGCTTCCACGTCGTTGCCTTCGACTATGGCGTCAAGCGCAACATCCTGCGCATGCTGGCCGCGCGCGGCTGCAAGGTCACCGTGCTGCCGGCACAGTCGACGGCCGCCGATGCGCTGGCGCTGAACCCGGACGGCATTTTTCTCGCCAACGGTCCCGGCGATCCGGAGCCGTGCGATTATGCGATCGCCGCCACGCGCGAGCTGATGGCGAAGAAGATCCCCACGTTCGGCATCTGCCTGGGCCACCAGATCATGGCGCTCGCTTCCGGCGCGAAGACGCTGAAGATGAAGTTCGGCCACCACGGCGCCAACCACCCGGTACAGGACCTCGATTCGAAGCAGGTGCTGATCACGTCGCAGAACCACGGCTTCGCCGTCGATGCGGCGACGTTGCCGGAAAACTGCCGCGTGACGCACGTCTCGCTGTTCGACGGTTCGCTGCAGGGCTTTGCCCGCACCGACACGCCCGCGTTCTGCTTCCAGGGCCACCCGGAAGCCTCGCCCGGCCCGACCGACGTCTCGTACCTGTTTGACCGCTTCATCTCGATGATGGAAGCCGCGGAGAAGAAATAA
- the carB gene encoding carbamoyl-phosphate synthase large subunit, which translates to MPKRLDIKSILIIGSGPIVIGQACEFDYSGAQACKALREEGYKVILVNSNPATIMTDPEMADVTYIEPITWQVVERILDKERPDAILPTMGGQTALNCALDLHRHGILDKYNVELIGATPEAIDKAEDRSKFKDAMTKIGLGSAKSGVAHSMEESWAVQRELGFPTIIRPSFTMGGSGGGIAYNEEEFEAICKRGLEASPTSELLIEESLLGWKEYEMEVVRDKADNCIIICSIENLDPMGVHTGDSITVAPAQTLTDKEYQIMRNASLAVLREIGVDTGGSNVQFSINPKDGRMIVIEMNPRVSRSSALASKATGFPIAKVAAKLAVGFTLDELRNEITGGATPASFEPSIDYVVTKIPRFAFEKFPTADDHLTTQMKSVGEVMAMGRTFQESFQKALRGLEVGVDGMNQKTVDREKIEEELGEPGPERIWYVGDAFAQGFTLEEVHNLTKIDPWFLVQIKEIVDLELWLDTQKLENLDKNTLYRLKQKGFSDRRLAYLLQTTDLEVRTRRRELGIRPVYKRVDTCAAEFATNTAYMYSTYDEECESNPTDRKKIMVLGGGPNRIGQGIEFDYCCVHAALAMREDGYETIMVNCNPETVSTDYDTSDRLYFESLTLEDVLEIVELEKPVGVIVQYGGQTPLKLALDLEKYGVPIVGTSPDMIDAAEDRERFQKLLHDLNLRQPPNRTARTEEEALRLAQEIGYPLVVRPSYVLGGRAMEIVHEQRDLERYMREAVKVSHDSPVLLDRFLNDAIECDVDCISDGETTFIGGVMEHIEQAGVHSGDSACSLPPYSLAQDTIDELKRQTALMAKGLNVVGLMNVQFAIQKQELDGVEKDVVFVLEVNPRASRTVPFVSKATGLQLAKIAARCMVGQTLASQGITQEVVPPYYSVKEAVFPFVKFPGVDTILGPEMKSTGEVMGVGQTFAEAFVKSQLGAGVKLPKSGKVFLSVKASDKPRAVKVARDLVDAGFSLVATKGTAAVIAAAGIPVTAVNKVAEGRPHVVDMIKNHEIALVINTVEEKRSAIVDSRTIRTSSLAARVTTYTTIAGAEAAVAGIRHLDEMRVYDLQGLHKTLH; encoded by the coding sequence ATGCCAAAACGTTTAGACATCAAAAGCATCCTGATTATCGGCTCCGGCCCGATCGTGATCGGCCAGGCCTGCGAATTCGACTACTCCGGCGCCCAGGCCTGCAAGGCCCTGCGTGAAGAAGGCTACAAGGTCATCCTCGTCAACAGCAATCCGGCCACGATCATGACGGACCCGGAAATGGCCGACGTCACGTACATCGAGCCGATCACGTGGCAGGTCGTCGAGCGCATCCTGGACAAGGAGCGTCCGGACGCGATCCTGCCGACGATGGGCGGCCAGACGGCGTTGAACTGCGCGCTGGACCTGCACCGGCACGGCATTCTTGACAAGTACAATGTGGAGCTGATCGGCGCGACGCCGGAAGCGATCGACAAGGCCGAGGACCGCTCCAAGTTCAAGGACGCGATGACGAAGATCGGCCTGGGTTCGGCCAAGTCCGGCGTGGCGCATTCGATGGAAGAGTCGTGGGCGGTGCAGCGCGAGCTGGGCTTCCCGACGATCATCCGGCCGTCGTTCACGATGGGCGGCTCCGGCGGCGGCATCGCCTACAACGAAGAGGAATTCGAAGCCATCTGCAAGCGCGGCCTGGAAGCCTCGCCCACGTCCGAGCTGCTGATCGAAGAGTCGCTGCTGGGCTGGAAAGAGTACGAGATGGAAGTGGTGCGCGACAAGGCGGACAACTGCATCATCATCTGCTCGATCGAGAACCTGGACCCGATGGGCGTGCACACGGGCGACTCGATCACCGTGGCCCCGGCGCAGACCCTGACGGACAAGGAATACCAGATCATGCGCAACGCCAGTCTGGCGGTGCTGCGCGAGATCGGCGTCGACACGGGCGGCTCGAACGTGCAGTTCTCGATCAACCCGAAGGACGGCCGCATGATCGTCATCGAGATGAACCCGCGCGTGTCGCGTTCGTCCGCGCTGGCATCGAAGGCGACCGGCTTCCCGATCGCGAAAGTGGCGGCCAAGCTGGCCGTCGGCTTCACGCTCGACGAGCTGCGCAACGAGATCACGGGCGGCGCCACGCCGGCGTCGTTCGAGCCGTCGATCGACTACGTCGTGACGAAGATCCCCCGTTTCGCGTTCGAGAAATTCCCGACCGCGGACGATCACCTGACCACTCAGATGAAGTCCGTCGGCGAAGTGATGGCGATGGGCCGCACGTTCCAGGAATCGTTCCAGAAAGCGCTGCGCGGCCTGGAAGTGGGCGTCGACGGCATGAACCAGAAGACCGTCGACCGCGAGAAGATCGAAGAGGAACTGGGCGAGCCGGGTCCGGAGCGCATCTGGTACGTGGGCGACGCGTTTGCCCAGGGCTTCACGCTGGAAGAGGTGCACAACCTGACCAAGATCGATCCGTGGTTCCTGGTGCAGATCAAGGAAATCGTCGACCTGGAACTCTGGCTCGACACGCAGAAGCTGGAGAACCTGGACAAGAACACCCTGTACCGCCTGAAGCAGAAAGGCTTCTCGGACCGCCGCCTGGCCTACCTGCTGCAGACGACGGATCTTGAGGTGCGCACGCGCCGCCGCGAGCTGGGCATCCGCCCGGTCTACAAACGCGTGGACACCTGCGCCGCCGAATTCGCCACGAACACGGCCTACATGTACTCCACGTATGACGAAGAGTGCGAGTCGAATCCGACCGACAGGAAGAAGATCATGGTGCTGGGCGGCGGTCCGAACCGCATCGGCCAGGGCATCGAGTTCGACTACTGCTGCGTGCACGCCGCGCTGGCGATGCGCGAAGACGGCTACGAGACCATCATGGTCAACTGCAATCCCGAGACCGTCTCGACCGACTACGACACGTCCGACCGCCTGTACTTCGAATCGCTGACCTTGGAAGACGTGCTGGAAATCGTCGAGCTGGAAAAGCCGGTCGGCGTGATCGTGCAGTACGGCGGCCAGACGCCTTTGAAGCTGGCGCTGGACCTGGAAAAATACGGCGTGCCGATCGTCGGCACGTCGCCGGACATGATCGACGCGGCCGAAGACCGCGAGCGCTTCCAGAAGCTGCTGCACGACCTGAATCTGCGTCAGCCGCCGAACCGTACCGCCCGTACCGAGGAAGAAGCACTGCGCCTGGCGCAGGAGATCGGCTACCCGCTGGTGGTGCGTCCTTCGTACGTGCTGGGCGGCCGCGCGATGGAAATCGTGCACGAGCAGCGCGACCTGGAGCGCTACATGCGCGAGGCGGTCAAGGTATCGCACGACTCGCCGGTGCTGCTGGATCGCTTCCTGAACGACGCCATCGAATGCGACGTGGACTGCATCTCAGACGGCGAAACGACGTTCATCGGCGGCGTGATGGAGCACATCGAACAGGCCGGCGTCCACTCGGGCGACTCGGCGTGCTCGCTGCCACCGTATTCGCTGGCACAGGACACGATCGACGAACTGAAACGCCAGACGGCGCTGATGGCCAAGGGCCTGAACGTGGTCGGCCTGATGAACGTGCAGTTCGCCATCCAGAAACAGGAGCTCGACGGTGTCGAGAAAGACGTCGTGTTCGTGCTGGAAGTGAACCCGCGCGCGTCGCGCACGGTGCCGTTCGTGTCGAAGGCGACGGGCCTGCAGCTGGCCAAGATCGCCGCGCGGTGCATGGTCGGCCAGACCCTGGCTTCGCAGGGCATCACGCAGGAAGTCGTGCCGCCGTACTACAGCGTCAAGGAAGCCGTGTTCCCGTTCGTGAAGTTCCCCGGTGTCGATACGATCCTGGGACCGGAAATGAAGTCCACGGGTGAAGTGATGGGCGTGGGCCAGACGTTTGCCGAGGCGTTCGTCAAGTCGCAGCTGGGCGCGGGCGTGAAGCTGCCGAAATCGGGCAAGGTGTTCCTGTCGGTGAAGGCTTCCGACAAGCCGCGCGCCGTGAAGGTGGCGCGCGACCTGGTCGATGCCGGCTTCTCGCTGGTGGCGACGAAAGGCACGGCGGCCGTGATCGCGGCGGCGGGCATTCCCGTCACGGCCGTCAACAAGGTGGCCGAAGGCCGGCCGCACGTGGTCGACATGATCAAGAACCACGAGATTGCGCTGGTCATCAATACGGTGGAAGAGAAGCGCAGCGCCATCGTCGATTCGCGTACGATCCGCACGTCGTCGCTGGCGGCGCGCGTGACGACCTACACGACGATCGCCGGCGCGGAAGCGGCGGTGGCCGGCATCCGTCACCTGGACGAGATGCGCGTGTACGATTTACAAGGTCTGCATAAAACCTTACACTAA
- the greA gene encoding transcription elongation factor GreA, producing MNSVPLTKYGAELLKEELHQLKTKERRIVIDAIAEARSHGDLSENAEYDAAKERQAFVEGRIAELEGKLSSAQIIDPATLDADGRVVFGATVDLEDLESGQKVSYQIVGTDEADIKVNKVSVTSPIARALIGKSAGDVVEVQAPSGPREYEILEVRYV from the coding sequence ATGAATTCTGTTCCACTGACCAAGTACGGCGCCGAGCTGCTGAAAGAAGAGCTGCACCAGCTGAAGACTAAGGAACGCCGCATTGTCATCGATGCGATCGCCGAAGCGCGTTCGCACGGCGACCTGTCGGAAAACGCGGAATACGACGCGGCCAAGGAGCGCCAGGCGTTTGTCGAAGGCCGCATCGCGGAGCTGGAAGGCAAGCTGTCCTCCGCGCAGATCATCGATCCGGCCACGCTGGATGCCGACGGCCGTGTCGTCTTCGGCGCCACCGTCGACCTGGAAGACCTGGAGTCGGGCCAGAAGGTCAGCTACCAGATCGTCGGCACCGACGAAGCGGACATCAAGGTCAATAAAGTGTCCGTCACGTCGCCGATCGCCCGCGCGCTGATCGGCAAGTCGGCCGGCGACGTCGTCGAAGTGCAGGCGCCGTCCGGCCCGCGCGAGTACGAAATCCTCGAAGTGCGTTACGTCTGA
- a CDS encoding DUF4149 domain-containing protein yields MLGKLRLLVAVIWAGSLWTVGYLVAPTLFATLSDRVLAGTIAGSMFHMEALLSLGCACALLVLLRFGTEGWTSQRRRTVLALIAAMALCTVVSHFGLQPMMAELKAAAGPGGVMESAGKERFGMLHGISSTIYLVQSVLAGWLILKQ; encoded by the coding sequence ATGCTGGGCAAGCTGCGGCTGCTGGTGGCCGTGATCTGGGCCGGCAGCCTGTGGACGGTCGGCTACCTGGTGGCGCCGACGCTGTTTGCAACGCTGTCCGACCGCGTCCTGGCCGGCACGATCGCCGGCAGTATGTTCCATATGGAAGCGCTGTTGTCGCTGGGCTGCGCGTGCGCGCTGCTGGTGCTGCTGCGCTTCGGCACGGAAGGCTGGACCAGCCAGCGCCGCCGCACGGTGCTGGCGCTGATCGCCGCAATGGCGCTGTGCACGGTTGTCAGTCATTTCGGCCTGCAGCCGATGATGGCGGAGCTGAAAGCGGCGGCAGGGCCGGGAGGGGTGATGGAGTCGGCAGGGAAGGAACGCTTCGGCATGCTGCACGGCATCTCGAGCACCATCTACCTGGTGCAGAGCGTTCTCGCGGGCTGGCTGATCCTGAAGCAGTAA
- the yhbY gene encoding ribosome assembly RNA-binding protein YhbY, whose product MLKLTPVERSALRAEAHALKPIVLIGEAGLTEAVMKEIDLGLDSHGLIKVRVFGDDREARIEMYERISAELEAAPVQHIGKLLVLYRPKKEAEKARAAKSGKGMRMVTIVKPSASGTKKPSVSKVMLKGNERVTEGGTIKRAKKRQTSQKKSLG is encoded by the coding sequence ATGTTGAAACTGACACCCGTTGAGCGCAGCGCCCTGCGCGCAGAAGCCCACGCGCTCAAGCCTATCGTCCTCATTGGGGAAGCCGGCCTGACCGAAGCCGTCATGAAGGAAATCGATCTGGGCCTCGACTCCCATGGCCTGATCAAGGTGCGCGTCTTCGGCGACGACCGTGAAGCCCGCATCGAAATGTACGAACGCATTTCCGCGGAGCTGGAAGCGGCGCCGGTGCAGCACATCGGCAAACTGCTGGTGCTGTACCGCCCGAAAAAGGAAGCGGAAAAGGCCCGCGCCGCCAAGTCCGGCAAGGGCATGCGCATGGTCACCATCGTCAAACCCAGCGCCAGCGGCACCAAGAAGCCATCCGTCAGCAAGGTTATGCTGAAGGGCAACGAACGGGTCACCGAAGGCGGCACCATCAAGCGCGCCAAGAAGCGCCAGACCAGCCAGAAGAAATCGCTGGGCTAA